The Allocatelliglobosispora scoriae genome contains a region encoding:
- a CDS encoding AMP-binding protein, translating to MLWVLAKRGLLTPGPPGKVAAQLNALRRWGFSLAGELRAAADRSPEKVAVIDESGSVTYRDLQIRVEALGLALRARHDIGLGSRIGVLGRNHSGTIVSMAAGVTLGAEVVLLNPALSAAAVAAVAREQGISLVLADTDLAELVAGLPTLTESAMDQLVRHAPPGRLDPPDRAGRLIVLTSGTTAAPKGARRRTPTSLAPLASVLDRIPLNVGDNVFIAAPLFHTWGLAGLQMCLALRATMVLRRRFDPVSTVVAMGRHGCAGLVAVPIMVQRLTEAVPHPTIRPRVVAVSGSALPGVLATRFMDAYGDCLYNLYGSTEASWVSIATPADLRLDPRTAGRPPLGTKVEIRAASGLPVAAGEIGEIFVRNGMLFEGYTFASPTQVAGMLGTGDLGHFDADGLLFVDGRADDMIISGGENVFPRPVEELIATLPQVREVAVIGVPDDDFGQRLAAYVVLHDDEQLSEDEVREYVRHYLARFCVPREVNFRASLPRTATGKVIPRDLE from the coding sequence GTGCTGTGGGTACTTGCTAAGCGCGGCCTGCTCACGCCAGGGCCGCCCGGGAAAGTCGCTGCTCAGCTCAACGCCCTGCGCCGGTGGGGCTTCTCACTCGCCGGTGAACTCCGTGCCGCCGCCGACCGGTCGCCGGAGAAGGTCGCCGTCATCGACGAGTCCGGCTCGGTCACCTACCGTGACCTGCAGATTCGGGTGGAGGCGCTCGGCCTCGCCCTGCGCGCCCGGCACGACATCGGGCTCGGATCGCGCATCGGCGTGCTCGGGCGCAACCACAGCGGCACCATCGTCAGCATGGCCGCCGGGGTGACGCTCGGCGCCGAGGTGGTCCTGCTCAACCCCGCACTCTCCGCGGCAGCCGTCGCCGCCGTCGCCCGCGAGCAGGGCATCTCGCTGGTCCTGGCCGACACCGACCTCGCGGAGCTCGTCGCCGGCCTGCCCACTCTCACCGAGTCCGCCATGGATCAGCTGGTACGCCATGCGCCGCCCGGCCGCCTCGACCCGCCGGACCGGGCCGGGCGCCTCATCGTCCTCACCTCCGGTACGACGGCGGCCCCGAAGGGTGCCCGACGGCGTACGCCGACCAGCCTGGCGCCGCTCGCCTCGGTGCTCGACCGGATCCCGCTGAACGTCGGCGACAACGTCTTCATCGCCGCCCCGCTCTTCCACACCTGGGGGCTCGCCGGGCTCCAGATGTGCTTGGCGCTGCGCGCCACGATGGTGCTGCGACGCCGCTTCGATCCTGTGTCCACAGTGGTGGCCATGGGGCGGCACGGGTGTGCGGGGCTGGTGGCCGTACCCATCATGGTGCAGCGATTGACCGAAGCCGTGCCGCACCCCACGATCCGGCCGCGCGTCGTGGCCGTGAGCGGTTCCGCCCTGCCCGGGGTGCTCGCGACGCGGTTCATGGACGCCTACGGCGACTGCCTCTACAACCTCTACGGCAGCACCGAGGCGTCGTGGGTCTCCATCGCCACCCCCGCCGACCTGCGACTGGACCCGCGTACGGCAGGCCGCCCACCCCTGGGGACCAAGGTCGAGATACGCGCGGCGTCAGGGTTGCCGGTCGCGGCGGGCGAGATCGGGGAGATCTTCGTGCGCAACGGGATGCTCTTCGAGGGCTACACCTTCGCGTCGCCGACGCAGGTCGCGGGCATGCTCGGCACCGGCGACCTGGGGCACTTCGACGCCGACGGCCTGCTCTTCGTCGACGGCCGCGCCGACGACATGATCATCTCGGGCGGGGAGAACGTGTTCCCGCGGCCGGTCGAGGAGCTGATCGCGACATTGCCCCAGGTGCGGGAGGTGGCGGTGATCGGTGTCCCGGACGACGATTTCGGTCAGCGCTTGGCGGCGTACGTGGTGCTCCACGACGACGAGCAGCTCAGCGAGGACGAGGTGCGGGAGTACGTCCGCCACTACCTGGCGAGATTCTGCGTCCCCAGAGAGGTCAACTTCCGAGCAAGCCTGCCGCGTACCGCGACAGGCAAGGTGATCCCCCGAGATCTTGAATGA
- the purD gene encoding phosphoribosylamine--glycine ligase, giving the protein MRVLLIGTGGREHALASALAKDPAVTSLTVAPGNPGIAAIADVAAVDPMSPSAVADLAVSLAADLVVVGPEAPLVAGVADAVRAAGIAVFGPSTAAAQIEGSKTFAKDVMVAGGVPTGGSVTCETVSEVAAALDEFGAPHVVKNDGLAAGKGVVVTSSRDEALAHAAACLAVPGGRVVVEEFLDGPEVSLFVVTDGTTAVPLLPAQDFKRIGEGDTGPNTGGMGAYAPLPWVTDSLVPTVLREVVEPTLAELRRRGTPFSGLLYVGLAITKAGPRVIEFNARFGDPETQSVLALLETPLSSLLQAAATGTLASLPPLQWRDGYAVTVVLASSGYPASSRTGDPIGGGYADGIAHAGTALRDGALVSAGGRVLTCTATGASLSIAREAAYDLVDSVTLDGSQHRRDIALAASRGEVVSPWS; this is encoded by the coding sequence GTGCGCGTACTGCTGATCGGGACGGGCGGGCGCGAGCATGCTCTCGCGTCCGCACTCGCCAAGGACCCCGCCGTCACGTCGCTGACGGTCGCTCCCGGCAACCCTGGCATCGCCGCCATTGCCGATGTCGCCGCCGTCGACCCGATGTCGCCGTCGGCCGTCGCGGACCTCGCCGTCTCGCTCGCCGCCGACCTCGTCGTCGTCGGGCCCGAGGCACCGCTTGTGGCCGGGGTCGCCGACGCCGTCCGGGCAGCCGGGATCGCGGTCTTCGGGCCGTCGACGGCGGCTGCGCAGATCGAGGGCTCCAAGACGTTCGCGAAGGACGTGATGGTGGCTGGTGGCGTACCCACTGGGGGGTCTGTCACGTGCGAGACGGTGAGCGAGGTGGCGGCGGCGCTCGATGAGTTCGGTGCCCCCCACGTCGTGAAGAACGACGGCCTTGCCGCAGGCAAGGGCGTCGTCGTGACCTCCTCGCGCGACGAGGCGCTCGCCCACGCCGCCGCGTGCCTCGCGGTCCCCGGCGGGCGGGTCGTCGTCGAGGAGTTCCTCGACGGGCCCGAGGTCTCGCTCTTCGTCGTCACCGACGGCACCACCGCCGTGCCGCTGCTGCCGGCGCAGGACTTCAAGCGCATCGGCGAGGGCGACACCGGCCCCAACACCGGCGGCATGGGTGCCTACGCACCGCTGCCGTGGGTGACGGATTCGCTGGTCCCGACCGTGCTGCGCGAGGTCGTCGAGCCGACGCTCGCCGAGCTGCGCCGCCGCGGCACGCCCTTCTCCGGCCTGCTCTATGTCGGCCTCGCGATCACCAAGGCCGGTCCGCGGGTGATCGAGTTCAACGCGCGCTTCGGCGACCCTGAGACGCAGTCGGTGCTCGCGCTTCTCGAAACCCCCCTGTCGTCGCTGCTCCAGGCCGCCGCGACCGGCACGCTGGCGTCGCTGCCCCCGCTTCAATGGCGCGACGGGTACGCCGTGACGGTGGTCCTGGCCTCGTCCGGCTATCCCGCGAGCTCCCGCACCGGTGACCCCATCGGCGGCGGGTACGCCGACGGCATCGCCCACGCGGGCACGGCCCTCCGCGACGGTGCTCTCGTCTCCGCCGGTGGCCGCGTCCTCACCTGCACCGCCACGGGCGCATCCCTGTCGATCGCTCGCGAAGCCGCATATGACCTGGTCGACAGCGTGACGCTCGACGGTTCGCAGCACCGCCGGGACATCGCGCTCGCCGCATCGCGAGGAGAGGTCGTGTCGCCGTGGAGCTGA
- a CDS encoding SCP2 sterol-binding domain-containing protein, which produces MADLDLSNFDSIDPKQFAQLVRSASDKQLAEFMTGEQRTKVLDEIFRRMPGLFRADKAGSTNAIIHWNVNGAADGGVSTYELVIADGTCVLSETPANEPKLALTVGPVEFLKIVSGSGNPVMMFMTGKLKAKGDLGLAANIANLFDIPKA; this is translated from the coding sequence ATGGCCGACCTGGATCTCTCCAATTTCGATTCGATCGACCCTAAGCAGTTCGCTCAGCTCGTGCGCTCCGCCTCGGACAAGCAGCTGGCCGAGTTCATGACGGGCGAGCAGCGGACCAAGGTCCTCGACGAGATCTTCCGCCGGATGCCCGGACTCTTCCGTGCCGACAAGGCCGGCAGCACCAACGCGATCATCCACTGGAACGTGAACGGCGCGGCGGACGGTGGCGTCAGCACCTATGAGCTGGTCATCGCCGACGGCACCTGCGTGCTCTCCGAGACCCCGGCCAACGAGCCGAAGCTCGCGCTCACGGTGGGTCCGGTCGAGTTCCTCAAGATCGTGTCCGGCTCGGGCAACCCGGTGATGATGTTCATGACGGGCAAGCTCAAGGCCAAGGGCGACCTCGGTCTCGCCGCCAACATCGCCAACCTCTTCGACATCCCCAAGGCCTAA
- a CDS encoding acyl-CoA dehydrogenase family protein codes for MSSEFSLDLSEEQRDLRDWVHGFAADVVRPAAAEWDEREETPWPVLQEASKIGLYGFEFLANAWADPTGLSMPIASEELFWGDAGIGMAIFGSALAVASIFGNGTPDQLVEWVPQCFGTQDDPKVAAFCSTEPEAGSDVASMRTRAVYHEATDEWVISGQKAYATNGGIANVHVVTASVDPSLGSRGQAAFVIPPGTAGLQGAKKLRKLGLRASHTADIFLDDVRVPGSCLLGGKEALDKRLDRARSGVRSGGQASMRTFELSRPTVGAQALGIARAAYEYSLEYAKGRVQFGKPIVENQAIAFALADAKMEIDAARLLVWRAAWMGRNNRDFSSGEGSMAKLKASEVAVSVTEKAVQILGGAGYLREHPVERWYRDAKLFTIFEGTSEIQRLLIARSITGASLR; via the coding sequence ATGAGCTCAGAATTCTCCCTCGATCTGAGCGAGGAGCAGCGCGATCTGCGGGATTGGGTGCACGGCTTCGCCGCCGACGTCGTGCGCCCGGCGGCAGCCGAGTGGGACGAGCGGGAAGAAACCCCGTGGCCGGTCCTGCAGGAGGCGTCGAAGATCGGCCTCTACGGCTTCGAGTTCCTCGCCAACGCGTGGGCCGACCCGACCGGGCTCTCCATGCCCATCGCGAGCGAGGAGCTCTTCTGGGGTGACGCCGGCATCGGCATGGCGATCTTCGGCAGCGCGCTCGCGGTCGCCTCGATCTTCGGCAACGGCACCCCCGACCAGCTCGTGGAGTGGGTGCCGCAGTGCTTCGGCACGCAGGACGACCCCAAGGTCGCCGCGTTCTGCTCGACCGAGCCCGAGGCCGGCTCCGACGTGGCGTCGATGCGCACCCGCGCCGTCTACCACGAGGCGACCGACGAGTGGGTGATCAGCGGGCAGAAGGCCTACGCGACCAACGGCGGCATCGCCAACGTGCACGTCGTCACCGCGTCGGTCGACCCGTCGCTGGGCAGCCGGGGCCAGGCCGCCTTCGTCATCCCGCCCGGCACCGCCGGGCTCCAGGGTGCGAAGAAGCTGCGCAAACTGGGCCTGCGCGCCTCGCACACCGCCGACATCTTCCTCGACGACGTGCGGGTGCCCGGTTCGTGCCTGCTCGGCGGCAAGGAGGCGCTCGACAAGCGGCTCGACCGCGCGCGCAGCGGCGTACGCAGTGGTGGCCAGGCATCGATGAGGACCTTCGAACTCTCCCGGCCGACCGTGGGTGCCCAGGCGCTCGGCATCGCCCGGGCGGCCTACGAGTACTCGCTGGAGTATGCGAAGGGCCGGGTCCAGTTCGGCAAGCCGATCGTGGAGAACCAGGCGATCGCGTTCGCCCTCGCCGACGCCAAGATGGAGATCGACGCGGCTCGGCTGCTGGTGTGGCGGGCCGCCTGGATGGGGCGCAACAACCGGGACTTCAGCTCCGGTGAGGGCTCGATGGCGAAGCTCAAGGCGAGCGAGGTCGCGGTCTCGGTGACCGAGAAGGCCGTGCAGATCCTCGGCGGTGCCGGTTATCTGCGGGAGCACCCCGTGGAGCGGTGGTATCGCGATGCGAAGCTCTTCACCATCTTCGAGGGGACGAGCGAGATCCAGCGCCTGCTGATCGCGCGGTCCATCACCGGCGCCTCGCTGCGCTGA
- a CDS encoding phosphoribosylaminoimidazolesuccinocarboxamide synthase produces MELIHSGKVRDVYADGDDLILVASDRVSIYDVILPTPIPDKGKILTQLSLWWFDQLADLIPNHVISADDVPAEWAGRAIRCKRLAMVPVECVARGYLTGGGLNEYRATGAVSGVALPGGLLDGSRLPEPIFTPSTKAPIGEHDEPITYDQVIAAVGADQAASLREVTLSIYQRGAEIAAARGIIIADTKIELGLSADGVLTLGDELLTPDSSRFWPADLWEPGHAQPSFDKQFVRDWALAEGWDKKAPGPELPPEIAEATAERYADVYARLTGRPF; encoded by the coding sequence GTGGAGCTGATCCATTCGGGCAAGGTCAGGGACGTCTACGCCGACGGCGACGACCTGATCCTCGTCGCTTCCGACCGCGTCTCGATCTATGACGTGATCCTGCCGACACCGATCCCCGACAAGGGGAAGATCCTCACCCAGCTCTCCCTGTGGTGGTTCGACCAGCTCGCCGACCTGATCCCGAACCATGTGATCTCCGCCGACGACGTACCGGCCGAGTGGGCGGGCCGCGCGATCCGCTGCAAGCGCCTCGCGATGGTGCCCGTCGAGTGCGTCGCGCGGGGTTACCTTACCGGCGGCGGCCTCAACGAATACCGCGCGACCGGTGCGGTCAGCGGGGTTGCGCTCCCCGGCGGTCTGCTGGACGGATCGCGGCTGCCCGAGCCGATCTTCACGCCGTCGACGAAGGCGCCGATCGGCGAGCACGACGAGCCGATCACCTACGACCAGGTGATCGCTGCCGTGGGCGCGGATCAGGCGGCATCGTTGCGCGAGGTGACGCTGTCGATCTATCAGCGGGGTGCCGAGATCGCAGCGGCGCGGGGGATCATCATCGCCGACACGAAGATCGAGCTGGGTCTGTCGGCTGATGGCGTCCTGACCCTCGGCGACGAGCTGCTCACCCCGGACTCGTCGCGGTTCTGGCCCGCTGACCTGTGGGAACCCGGTCACGCCCAGCCCAGCTTCGACAAGCAGTTCGTCCGCGATTGGGCGCTCGCGGAGGGCTGGGACAAGAAGGCGCCGGGCCCTGAGCTCCCACCCGAGATCGCGGAGGCGACAGCCGAGCGCTACGCCGACGTTTACGCCCGCCTCACCGGCAGGCCTTTCTAG